A window of Mucilaginibacter robiniae genomic DNA:
AAAACCGAAATACAAAAGGTTATTGTAGGCCAGGAACACATTCTGGATGAATTACTGGTGGCCTTTTTTGCTGGCGGGCATTGCCTGCTGGAAGGCGTACCGGGATTGGCTAAAACGTTACTGGTAAAAACCATGTCGCAGGCGTTGCAGCTATCGTTCCGACGTATACAATTTACGCCCGATTTGATGCCGACCGATATTATCGGTACTGAAATACTGGAAGAAGACCATGCTACCGGCAAACGCTTTTTCAAATTTAACAAAGGTCCCTTATTTGCCAACATTGTACTAGCCGACGAGATAAACCGTACACCGCCCAAAACCCAATCAGCCTTACTGGAGGCTATGCAGGAGTTCGAGGTAACTTACGGCGGGCAAACCTATCCGCTTGACCGGCCCTTTTTTATTCTGGCTACCCAGAACCCAATTGAGCAAGCTGGCACCTACCCGTTGCCCGAAGCACAACTCGACCGTTTTTTACTGCTCATTCGCATAGGCTACCCTACTGCGCAGGAGGAGTTTGAAGTATTGAACCGCACCACCGGTACCCGCAAGGTTGAACTGAATGCGGTTATCTCAGCTGAAGAAATTACACAGGCACAAGCACTGGTGAGACAGGTAAGCATCAGCGAAGATTTGGTACGCTATGTAAGCCTCATCATTCGTGCCACCCGCCCTGATACTACCGATTTGGCTTATGTAAAAGAGTGGGTTCGCTGGGGCGCTGGTCCGCGTGCCGGGCAGGCACTTATTTTAACTGCCAAAGCCTGCGCTTTGCTAAAAGGCCGCTATGCCGTACTAATGGAAGACATTCACGCAATGGCCACCCCGGTACTTCGCCATCGCGTGCTCATGAACTTTAAAGCCGAGGCCGAAGGCATTACCGCCGATAAAGCCACCGCCGAATTAATTAAGCTAGTAGAAAGACCGAAAGGAATATAGTCGGTTGCGGGTTTTGTGTTGCAAGTTGCGAGATAAAAGTATCTCCAACAAATATACTAAAACACAAAACTCGCAACACAACACGCACAACTCGCAACAAAAAACCCGCAACCCAAAATGCTGCTCGACCCAAAAGTATTAATGACCATCAAGAACCTGCCGCTATTGGCTAAAACGGTGATTGATGGCTTTATGAACGGCTTTAACAAAAGTACCGTTAAGGGGCCGGGATTGGAGTTTAGCCAGTATCGAAGCTACCAGCCGGGTGATGATTTGCGTTGGCTGGATTGGCGCATGTACGCCCGCTCAGACCGGTATTACATCCGCGAATCGGAAGTGGAAACCAGCATTTCGGTTAAGCTGATGATTGATGCCAGCGCCTCCATGAATCATTTTGATGGTACGCTGAAAAAAATTGAATATGCTAAATTTCTGGCCGCCTCGCTGGCTTATCTGGCCAACTTGCAGGGTGATGCCGTAGGCTTATACGTATTTAAGGAAGGAGATTTATTCTCATTGGCCTCCAAGCCTGATCCGCAACATTTGCAACGGGTATATTATCAGCTTGAAAATATGCAGCCAGCCGGCAACTTTACACAGCCTATGCATTACAAAGAGCTGTTTGCCGGAACAGGCCGCAAAGAGCTACTGGTATTTGTAACCGATATGTACCAGCAAGATGGCGAAATTATGAACCTGCTGGACACACTGGCAGCCTTGAAGCATGAAATTATTGTATTCCAATTAATGGGACAAAACGAATTAGATTTTGATTTCAAAGGTTACTCAGCTTTGGAAGACCTGGAAACCGGCGAGATCATCCAGATTGGTCCGCAAGCCCGTGAGCAATATCAGGAAAAGTTACGGCAACATCAGGAAAACATCAGGATGGAGTTGCTAGGCAAACATATTGTACACCGCGTAATCAGCACCGCCGAGCCACTGGATAAAGCTTTACGCGATTTCTTGGTGCAGCGAAATAAGGGGTAGTTATTGGTTATTGGTTATTGGTTATTGGTTATTGGTTATTGGTTATTGGTTATTGGTTATTGAGGTAATTTATTTTAAAGGAAGTTGTTTCAGTTTTTAAATCCCATATGGTTGTTGGCAGGTACCGCGGTAATTATCCCGGTAGTGATTCACCTGTGGAATATTCGTCCGGGTAAAGTGCTTAAAGTAGGCAGTATCTCGTTAATAGATGCCGCCTCGCGCAAAAGTAGTCGCAGCTTTAAACTGTTGGATATACCGTTGTTTATATTACGCTGCCTGCTGCTTATCACCTTAGCCCTGTTGCTGGCCTTACCCGTATGGCAAAAACACCTTACGCTAACAAAAGCCAAAGGCTGGATACTGTTCCCGAAAGAAACTTTTACCGCTACTTACCGGCAATTTAAACCGCGCATTGATTCGCTCACCAAAGCCGGGTATGAGTTTCATTATTTCGACCGAAACTTCTCCAAATCTAACTTGCAGCAAATCTTGTTGCATCCGCAAGATTCTATTCGCAAAGATACCGCCGCCTACACACCCGATTATTGGAACATGCTTCGCCAATTGGATACTAAAGTAGCGTCCTCATTGCCTTTGTATGTATTTACACCTAATCGGGCCAGCTATTTCACGGGCAACAAGCCACAGGTAGCCTTAAACCTGCACTGGCAAACTTATACGCCTGCCGATTCGGCAAGCACCTGGGTACAACAGGCTTATTTTACCGGCAACAAAAACATCAGGGTAGTACAAGGCAACGGTACAACAACGGGCATTACTTACCGGTATGCCAACATTCAACAGGGCAATCAGGCTAACTCAGCTTATTCCGTTAATGTTAATAATGGGCAACCTACCGTTAGCCTTAAAGATCAAGCGAACACCGCCGCCGCTATCGACACCACTACCCTGCGCATTGCGGTTTATACCGATAATTATACTACTGATGCCGCTTACCTGCAAGCCGCACTAAAAGCCGTAAGTCAATTTACACAGCAAAAATCTATGGTCAAGTTGTACAGCAATGCACAAGCTATTCCGGCAGGGCAAACCTGGTTGTTCTGGTTGTCTGAAAAGCCAATAAGCAGCCGCTTGCTACAACAAAGCAAAAACGTGCTGACTTACGAAAAAGGCAAAATCATGACGGTACGTTCATGGATGGATAACAGCAATGAGTTTTCTACCGCATCGCAGCAGGTACAAAAAGTTGCTTTGTTTAAAATGGTAAGTAGCAACCGCAGGGAGTCACCTATCTGGCGAGATGGATATGGCCATGCAGTTTTGGGCTTAAAATTACAAGGTACACATCAAGCTTATCACTTTTATAGCCGCTTTAACCCAGCCTGGAATGATTTGGTTTGGAGCAGCGAGTTTCCGAACTGGCTCCTTCAATTATTAACCGGCAATACTGTTCCGGTAAATAAGCGCTTTGATAAGCGGGTGCTTACGCACGAACAATTAATGCCTCTTATTAGTACCGAAACGCATGAAACGGTTACCAAAATCACCGGCTATCAGGATTTAACTCATTATTGCTGGCTGGTCTTAATTCTGCTGTTTTTGGCAGAACGCTGGCTAGCTAACCGTACACCTAAAACTGCAACCCATGACTGAGCATAACGGATTGTATAAGGTAAAAACTCTGCAACAACGCTGGATTGCCTACCAAATCCTGGCCGACGCACTTCTGGCTTTAGGTTGCGCTTTAGTTTTAGGCAGTCTATTACATTTTTTAGCGGGCTGGTCGGCGTGGTGGGGCGTGCTTGTTTTTATCATTGTATGGCTAGGGCTGGAAGCTTACCGTCGCCCGTGGCAAATTACATTACAAGCCATTTGCACATTCCTAAATGGCTCTTACCCTGAATTGGAAGAAAGCACTGATTTGGTACTCAAACCTGCCGACAGCCTGAACCTGCTGGAGCGCCTGCAATGCAGTAAAGTGGAAAATGCATTGCAACACGTACCTACCCAACCTGAACAATTTACCAAACGGCTTAAAACAGCCGGATTACTATTGGTGCTGGCTTTAGCCATCAGCTTTGCTTGCTCAAAAATACACGTACGGACTCATGCCGGCAGCTATGGGTTGGGTACCGATCAAACCAGCACAGGCACATCACTGCCACCTGAAAAGGTATTGCCCCAAATTGATGAAGTCAACATTAAAATTACACCACCTGCTTATACTGGTAAACCTTCGCACGAGCAGGATAAATTTACTTTACAGGCCGAAGAAGGTGCTACAATAAACTGGCAAATCAATACCAATATAACAGTTAAAAAGGTTTGGCTGCTCTTTAACGAACATGAAAAGCTACTGCTAAGTAGTACCAATAGCGAG
This region includes:
- a CDS encoding AAA family ATPase — translated: MELTENNIKSLLAKLPLLKTEIQKVIVGQEHILDELLVAFFAGGHCLLEGVPGLAKTLLVKTMSQALQLSFRRIQFTPDLMPTDIIGTEILEEDHATGKRFFKFNKGPLFANIVLADEINRTPPKTQSALLEAMQEFEVTYGGQTYPLDRPFFILATQNPIEQAGTYPLPEAQLDRFLLLIRIGYPTAQEEFEVLNRTTGTRKVELNAVISAEEITQAQALVRQVSISEDLVRYVSLIIRATRPDTTDLAYVKEWVRWGAGPRAGQALILTAKACALLKGRYAVLMEDIHAMATPVLRHRVLMNFKAEAEGITADKATAELIKLVERPKGI
- a CDS encoding DUF58 domain-containing protein, whose translation is MLLDPKVLMTIKNLPLLAKTVIDGFMNGFNKSTVKGPGLEFSQYRSYQPGDDLRWLDWRMYARSDRYYIRESEVETSISVKLMIDASASMNHFDGTLKKIEYAKFLAASLAYLANLQGDAVGLYVFKEGDLFSLASKPDPQHLQRVYYQLENMQPAGNFTQPMHYKELFAGTGRKELLVFVTDMYQQDGEIMNLLDTLAALKHEIIVFQLMGQNELDFDFKGYSALEDLETGEIIQIGPQAREQYQEKLRQHQENIRMELLGKHIVHRVISTAEPLDKALRDFLVQRNKG
- a CDS encoding BatA domain-containing protein, which produces MFQFLNPIWLLAGTAVIIPVVIHLWNIRPGKVLKVGSISLIDAASRKSSRSFKLLDIPLFILRCLLLITLALLLALPVWQKHLTLTKAKGWILFPKETFTATYRQFKPRIDSLTKAGYEFHYFDRNFSKSNLQQILLHPQDSIRKDTAAYTPDYWNMLRQLDTKVASSLPLYVFTPNRASYFTGNKPQVALNLHWQTYTPADSASTWVQQAYFTGNKNIRVVQGNGTTTGITYRYANIQQGNQANSAYSVNVNNGQPTVSLKDQANTAAAIDTTTLRIAVYTDNYTTDAAYLQAALKAVSQFTQQKSMVKLYSNAQAIPAGQTWLFWLSEKPISSRLLQQSKNVLTYEKGKIMTVRSWMDNSNEFSTASQQVQKVALFKMVSSNRRESPIWRDGYGHAVLGLKLQGTHQAYHFYSRFNPAWNDLVWSSEFPNWLLQLLTGNTVPVNKRFDKRVLTHEQLMPLISTETHETVTKITGYQDLTHYCWLVLILLFLAERWLANRTPKTATHD